A genome region from Amblyraja radiata isolate CabotCenter1 chromosome 4, sAmbRad1.1.pri, whole genome shotgun sequence includes the following:
- the LOC116972512 gene encoding uncharacterized protein LOC116972512, whose amino-acid sequence MPVKDAANMHSDFQPKLLSPDLSPDVSCGSTHGVTPTDLTPSLDSPSPDSPYLMPLAADASKWPTGGERGLVSAAGSGVDLAAPISRPADEETRPQPEGASCDADAGHSYPESAEAAPPVRAAAPSDLRPPERKVGVPREMVGLFGLSTADGHQPVAPDAGAGVSKVEGPDVRRHPREGPTPSENPPSGSLEARAGVSEAGGFPETGTTPREEPDGDTQLADTKAGREADMPVPLPLVGKDVERAETDQDALSVGEDEAGLAEATLGPADLPPCDMSVGMEYPPTPEAQDFPSIGRERSALVDLLDLVTSADSGKDETSQGQDHATICHTDVAWSYLEPTKELLVPCSPADLAFATDQDLFFTAPSTPVKMASGAHKYFAFLKPGLHEECAEAAESEDSEDCACSPPTSPSGSYRTADGSSWTSSGTPNTSLSCSPNLLAEAEAMEVPACYVESLSAFAEELNEEVPPLPSAPHYSVADEDIWTSTEESTERCLTETQDDLVPLAFDNENLETSEDEAGVGENGIDADCGDEWDGGEHEDDSDEDGQENITRDISSTSSGLTQALDTTNCDTELGGSPKTTPNVTGVEDISSRGNFEGAPESRRQEEATPDPMCMGEFNDGGFSSGNIVTTLGNTGNRVELELELADINVDDLSWRDEPNPGQDRVGEGSTQPLGLVVSISCPKSEEGDVFSELRCMTVEEVGVDYELGEGAVFPAGDYLLAEERRGYGRHRGGRRANAPLASSEELAEDYNDSATEERSGLPGRGSEVSVKPPIPGPLDQTFTAGVPLDSFLEVEDELEGSLPLDLGVCSPPEGRGEASETGRGRGSGSPEVGTGATPQSPWQTQPVGERMVPLSSLSFLGSIIFEAESIEVTSVAPAERGVGTDITAPHRVDDGGRAAGDGHGVGGEEDEDSSASFLHSLSENSITAGVDESFAFQDTASESSASASLDGEDERMSADHYELPPAPGADRVESVAAEETCAGPDDGDDEDDSEEDEEEEMSSSGSQTSTEACGPYCTVGMAPTILPPHRHGDSHSEGSPERRRKEPEGVDTSGGDGSPSLTLAEVTEPPQGQDSPPETGGFGAEDPPSRLLPSPSDESRQTPSAQGADASPENPPEAAVKVDQIEARRTDSIRSDPAIFNTPESSSPGQSQTIDTHGGNGRPTSLGSAPDSSEEDLSFDSSALGETSGELAPSLRRSPELEPLSTLHRAQSGGCGEAPTMPLDTRDHPSTWSKSERLPSHLEKTKVNEDELDVELASDLPEGMNKFDDPRDLLAGASPGGDEIKGPNVEMALNVPVDLANEVDLPNVSSSESNSENNSNTVVTIQKPCGGSQYSIGKTIDSSNINVVGEDLESVCKKIDNQSTCLEETELSPCGSPFHLDAAMLNIPESSSPGASEVAGTQGDDRRPTSPCSAPDSSDESAAEDRDVPLPAAEPLEMSPGRSLAVGPGTVIALGFRDMPLPPHGTGSARHLGPIEGGPPSLPTAGQSEAKSGLNNLSGLTSAGKTAGADTKNSGGDRLEEQHDEMFNIAPTEVMNIVPMDSPVNGDTESGLEMEDDAMTSVAEPSEPPPLAEDTKTIDALETHNPIGSTGPSVDASPQEEVTSSDSFHFLSIEMESSYSEPSLGEPDQQLEDQRVKDGADIKACSIGSQKHSDARQKVDIDQDNRPDPEFGPNSTLRQDLLLRSVSSSQGHFEPIRFASVQTATAVGPLRALSSTFEVGAHPMASSGGIAGQIRPPTTPLEPVEDVGDEEEPSDVLPGNGGSGGSVGETTKDLDTIQEESKEQMELLDSLPDMTHPGEDTDPPLENLAHTFANQMIKDYQAELYKNTSEPDSVDSWTTKPAGTDRLGTEEASSASAFQSQSQFYSTKIQGTEDGDFVGQLGTTSSHPGDGACKLDSSIRVENDNGQAEASGFPSDDSTRRSTVVELADACTAGRVLPSNAEPEDASIQPKAMNGMGEEDVRSGKSDVSGVVPEGAGPALDEGGGDSVGRLEVSDNKPRNDPDQSGITAITLDDNGNGIVLPGASPDGLARKQDAPVGDGDEQVVSICSGSSVEMVEVPDSRMGGTDSVDVVVSDVDDHKSTMDGPVAPMDTLPAGDVDGLEETGALPVEEESALAVGVAQTGGDLSRETAPTLEAKQAEADHIQAGDIDGKLDSNPADLCRDGDSSEICNAAKSLQTKSMETSEVSEGCTSPMKKSSSLSQNDSSEPPLEDETGFSEISPGPEDKKDQAVVSDALLDDVPPHNLESVDAMSSDEGGKFTDTSSIGELAQAVPLNEADVSTNTSEEFKNVGSTLRSGPLTVNEGSEATGGEALSIVESAIGQDTRLEDHLDAGTRDGADGPSSFRHLPGHDDRRLEVAEPASSTSGDRETEVTDAQLGDDARCLDIRNMAAESQRQGAAIISQISSDGQLNTLDSCRAESPGQTVGQHEDLYSEQGDVSKQPEIPDDHQEVCETVPRPSQSKVEDSVSAEELVPVVLPLSETAETWPQDLDSNVSQLMDHLGPDGQGPDVPQLMDHLGPDGRAGITPQDVAVGDSGCRGRARKRKRY is encoded by the coding sequence ACCTCTCCCCCGATGTGTCTTGTGGATCGACCCACGGGGTGACCCCGACAGACCTGACTCCATCGCTGGACTCCCCGTCGCCGGACTCTCCCTACTTGATGCCGCTTGCCGCCGACGCGTCCAAGTGGCCGACGGGAGGGGAGCGTGGCCTTGTCTCCGCCGCCGGCTCCGGTGTGGACTTGGCCGCGCCCATCAGCCGGCCCGCCGATGAGGAAACCCGGCCCCAGCCCGAAGGAGCCAGCTGCGATGCCGACGCCGGTCACTCCTACCCCGAATCGGCCGAAGCCGCGCCGCCAGTCAGGGCGGCCGCCCCGTCTGATCTCCGTCCCCCTGAGCGCAAGGTGGGAGTCCCTCGGGAAATGGTGGGCCTCTTTGGACTGAGCACCGCCGACGGCCACCAGCCGGTCGCGCCCGACGCCGGCGCGGGGGTCTCCAAAGTGGAAGGTCCGGACGTGAGGAGACACCCTCGGGAAGGTCCAACGCCCAGTGAAAACCCTCCCTCGGGAAGTTTGGAGGCCCGCGCCGGCGTCTCGGAGGCGGGAGGCTTTCCGGAGACGGGCACCACCCCCAGAGAGGAACCGGACGGGGACACGCAACTGGCGGACACCAAAGCGGGCAGGGAGGCCGACATGCCCGTTCCTTTGCCTCTGGTCGGGAAGGACGTGGAGCGCGCGGAAACGGACCAAGATGCGCTGAGCGTAGGCGAGGACgaagctggtcttgccgaggctacGCTTGGCCCCGCTGACCTCCCTCCCTGTGACATGAGTGTGGGCATGGAGTACCCGCCAACGCCAGAAGCTCAGGACTTTCCAAGCATTGGAAGGGAGCGTTCTGCCCTCGTAGACCTGCTCGATCTGGTGACAAGCGCTGACAGCGGGAAGGACGAAACTTCTCAAGGTCAGGATCACGCAACCATTTGCCACACTGACGTGGCTTGGTCTTACTTGGAACCCACCAAAGAATTGCTGGTGCCCTGCAGCCCAGCGGACCTGGCGTTCGCCACGGATCAGGACCTTTTCTTCACCGCGCCATCCACCCCAGTGAAGATGGCCAGCGGGGCCCACAAGTACTTTGCATTCCTGAAGCCCGGCTTGCACGAGGAATGCGCGGAGGCCGCGGAGAGCGAAGACAGCGAGGACTGCGCCTGCTCCCCGCCCACCTCCCCCTCCGGCTCGTACAGGACGGCGGACGGGAGCAGCTGGACATCGTCGGGGACCCCCAACACCTCCTTGTCCTGCTCCCCCAACCTGCTGGCCGAGGCGGAAGCCATGGAGGTGCCCGCCTGCTACGTTGAGTCGCTGTCGGCCTTCGCCGAGGAGCTGAACGAGGAGGTCCCGCCTCTGCCCAGCGCCCCTCACTACAGCGTGGCCGACGAGGACATTTGGACCTCTACGGAGGAGTCAACTGAACGGTGCCTTACCGAAACGCAAGATGACCTCGTTCCGTTGGCGTTCGATAACGAAAATCTGGAGACCAGCGAAGACGAGGCGGGCGTGGGTGAAAATGGGATTGACGCCGACTGTGGAGATGAATGGGACGGGGGTGAACACGAAGATGACTCGGATGAAGACGGGCAAGAAAATATAACCCGGGACATTTCCAGCACTAGTTCTGGATTAACTCAGGCCCTGGACACGACAAACTGCGACACCGAACTAGGGGGCTCACCAAAGACCACACCGAATGTTACAGGCGTGGAAGACATTTCTTCCCGTGGAAACTTCGAAGGTGCACCAGAGTCTCGTCGGCAGGAAGAAGCTACGCCAGATCCAATGTGCATGGGGGAATTTAATGATGGTGGATTTAGTAGCGGGAATATTGTGACCACACTTGGGAATACAGGCAACCGGgtggaattggaattggaattggcGGACATTAACGTCGATGACCTCTCCTGGCGGGATGAGCCCAACCCAGGTCAGGATCGAGTTGGGGAAGGAAGCACACAGCCACTGGGCCTGGTCGTCAGCATATCCTGCCCGAAGTCAGAAGAGGGCGACGTGTTTTCGGAGTTGCGCTGCATGACGGTGGAAGAGGTGGGCGTGGACTACGAGCTGGGCGAGGGCGCCGTTTTCCCGGCGGGCGATTACCTGCTGGCCGAGGAGAGGCGCGGGTATGGGAGACATCGCGGCGGCCGGCGTGCCAACGCCCCCCTGGCTTCCTCCGAGGAGCTGGCCGAAGATTACAACGACTCGGCCACCGAGGAAAGGAGCGGCCTCCCCGGTCGCGGCTCGGAGGTCAGCGTCAAGCCGCCGATCCCGGGGCCGCTCGATCAGACGTTTACCGCCGGCGTGCCGCTCGACAGTTTCCTCGAAGTTGAAGACGAACTCGAGGGGTCCCTGCCTCTGGATTTGGGGGTCTGTTCCCCTCCAGAGGGACGGGGTGAAGCATCGGAGAcgggaagaggaagggggagcGGAAGCCCCGAGGTGGGAACCGGGGCAACGCCGCAATCTCCGTGGCAAACGCAGCCGGTCGGCGAGAGGATGGTGCCCTTGTCCTCGCTGTCCTTTCTGGGCAGTATCATCTTCGAGGCGGAATCTATCGAGGTGACTTCGGTGGCCCCGGCAGAGCGGGGCGTTGGCACCGATATTACCGCCCCCCACAGAGTCGACGATGGAGGCCGCGCCGCCGGAGACGGCCACGGCGTTGGAGGAGAAGAAGACGAGGACAGCTCGGCGTCCTTCCTCCACTCGCTGTCCGAGAACTCCATCACGGCGGGCGTCGATGAGTCCTTCGCCTTCCAGGACACCGCGTCCGAATCGTCGGCCTCCGCTTCCCTGGACGGGGAGGACGAGAGGATGTCAGCCGACCACTACGAGCTGCCGCCGGCGCCGGGGGCCGACCGGGTGGAGAGCGTGGCGGCGGAGGAGACGTGCGCTGGTCCGGACGATGGCGACGACGAGGACGACagcgaggaggatgaggaggaagaGATGTCTTCGTCCGGCTCCCAGACCAGCACCGAGGCGTGCGGGCCGTACTGCACCGTCGGCATGGCGCCGACCATTTTGCCGCCGCACCGCCACGGGGACTCCCACTCCGAAGGATCGCCGGAGAGACGCAGAAAAGAACCCGAGGGCGTCGACACCAGCGGCGGGGACGGCTCTCCATCCTTGACCCTCGCGGAAGTGACCGAACCGCCGCAAGGTCAGGATTCTCCGCCAGAGACGGGCGGTTTCGGGGCGGAGGATCCGCCCTCCCGGCTTCTCCCCAGCCCGTCAGACGAGTCTCGCCAAACACCCTCGGCCCAGGGCGCTGACGCTAGCCCGGAGAATCCTCCAGAGGCGGCGGTGAAGGTTGACCAGATTGAGGCGCGTCGTACGGATTCCATCAGATCGGATCCGGCCATTTTCAACACCCCCGAGTCCTCATCTCCCGGCCAATCCCAAACTATAGATACCCACGGAGGCAATGGAAGACCAACGTCTCTTGGTTCCGCACCAGATTCCTCAGAGGAAGATCTGTCCTTTGACTCCTCAGCCCTTGGGGAGACGAGTGGCGAATTGGCGCCAAGTCTAAGGCGATCGCCAGAATTGGAACCTCTCTCTACCTTGCACCGAGCTCAATCCGGTGGCTGTGGTGAAGCCCCAACCATGCCTCTGGACACGAGGGACCACCCGTCCACGTGGTCAAAGTCAGAGCGTCTTCCGTCGCATTTGGAGAAGACGAAGGTGAACGAAGATGAGCTTGACGTGGAACTGGCCTCCGATCTCCCCGAGGGCATGAATAAGTTTGACGACCCTCGCGATCTCCTCGCTGGGGCGTCGCCCGGGGGCGACGAGATCAAGGGACCCAATGTAGAGATGGCCTTGAACGTCCCTGTGGACCTGGCCAACGAGGTGGACCTCCCTAACGTCAGCTCCAGCGAGTCCAACTCGGAGAACAACAGCAACACTGTGGTCACAATACAGAAGCCATGCGGAGGAAGCCAGTACTCGATTGGGAAGACCATAGATTCCTCAAACATCAATGTCGTCGGCGAGGATTTAGAGTCGGTTTGTAAGAAGATCGATAATCAGTCTACTTGTCTTGAAGAGACTGAACTCTCTCCCTGCGGCAGTCCGTTCCACTTGGATGCGGCCATGTTAAATATCCCCGAGTCTTCATCTCCTGGCGCATCGGAAGTTGCAGGTACCCAGGGAGACGATCGAAGGCCGACGTCTCCGTGTTCCGCGCCGGATTCCTCAGACGAGAGCGCGGCGGAGGACCGTGACGTTCCTCTCCCTGCCGCGGAGCCGTTGGAAATGTCGCCCGGAAGAAGCCTGGCTGTGGGACCTGGCACCGTCATCGCCTTGGGCTTCCGAGACATGCCTCTGCCTCCCCATGGAACCGGGAGCGCGCGCCACCTTGGGCCGATCGAGGGAGGACCTCCTTCCTTGCCGACCGCCGGCCAGTCCGAAGCCAAgtctggcctcaacaacctttccGGTCTCACGAGCGCCGGGAAAACCGCTGGAGCGGACACAAAAAACTCGGGAGGAGATCGTTTGGAAGAGCAACACGACGAGATGTTCAACATTGCACCGACAGAAGTGATGAACATTGTTCCCATGGACAGCCCAGTGAATGGGGACACGGAATCTGGGTTGGAGATGGAGGATGATGCCATGACCAGTGTAGCAGAACCTTCTGAACCTCCACCCTTGGCTGAAGACACCAAAACTATAGATGCCTTAGAGACCCATAACCCTATTGGTAGCACCGGTCCTTCAGTAGATGCTAGTCCTCAAGAGGAAGTGACCTCATCGGATTCATTCCACTTCCTGTCCATCGAGATGGAGTCCAGTTACTCCGAACCATCGCTGGGTGAACCAGATCAACAATTAGAGGACCAGCGGGTCAAAGATGGAGCAGACATCAAAGCTTGTAGTATTGGTAGTCAAAAACATTCTGATGCTCGGCAAAAAGTTGACATTGACCAAGATAATAGGCCAGATCCTGAGTTTGGCCCAAACTCTACATTAAGACAAGATTTGCTTCTGCGTTCAGTCTCCTCGTCGCAAGGACACTTTGAGCCCATTAGGTTTGCAAGTGTTCAGACTGCAACTGCCGTTGGCCCACTGAGGGCCCTGAGCTCCACTTTCGAAGTGGGCGCGCATCCGATGGCCAGCTCGGGAGGGATCGCGGGCCAGATCAGACCTCCCACCACGCCTCTGGAACCCGTGGAAGATGTGGGCGATGAGGAGGAGCCCTCCGACGTCCTGCCGGGcaacggcggcagcggcggcagcgTTGGCGAGACGACGAAAGACTTGGATACGATCCAGGAGGAGAGCAAGGAACAGATGGAGCTCTTGGACAGCTTGCCGGACATGACCCACCCCGGGGAAGACACAGATCCACCACTGGAGAATCTTGCCCACACATTTGCGAATCAAATGATAAAAGATTATCAAGCGGAGCTTTACAAAAATACATCGGAACCGGACAGTGTCGACTCATGGACCACAAAGCCAGCAGGCACCGATCGCCTTGGGACAGAAGAGGCTTCAAGTGCATCAGCtttccaaagtcaaagtcaattttattcgacaAAGATCCAGGGGACAGAGGATGGGGATTTTGTGGGTCAGTTGGGAACGACCAGTTCCCACCCAGGGGATGGTGCTTGTAAACTGGACAGTTCCATTAGAGTAGAAAATGATAATGGTCAAGCAGAAGCTTCTGGCTTCCCATCAGATGATAGCACCCGCAGATCCACCGTTGTAGAGTTGGCGGACGCTTGCACGGCTGGCCGTGTGCTGCCGTCCAATGCCGAACCGGAAGATGCTTCCATTCAACCAAAGGCCATGAATGGAATGGGAGAGGAAGATGTTCGTTCCGGGAAATCGGACGTTTCGGGTGTCGTCCCAGAAGGTGCAGGCCCCGCGTTGGACGAGGGGGGAGGGGATTCTGTCGGTCGCTTGGAGGTCTCCGACAACAAGCCAAGGAATGATCCCGACCAATCCGGAATCACGGCCATAACACTGGACGATAACGGAAATGGAATTGTGTTGCCCGGAGCGTCACCGGATGGACTTGCACGTAAACAAGATGCGCCAGTTGGAGATGGCGACGAGCAAGTGGTAAGCATCTGTTCAGGGAGCAGCGTTGAGATGGTGGAGGTCCCTGACTCAAGGATGGGGGGCACTGACTCTGTTGACGTCGTTGTGTCAGACGTTGACGACCATAAGTCAACGATGGATGGACCGGTGGCTCCGATGGACACATTGCCGGCCGGAGATGTTGACGGGCTTGAAGAAACGGGCGCTCTACCAGTGGAAGAGGAGAGTGCGTTAGCGGTCGGCGTTGCCCAAACAGGAGGAGATCTCAGCCGGGAGACTGCGCCCACATTAGAAGCTAAACAAGCAGAAGCCGATCACATTCAAGCAGGAGATATTGATGGTAAATTAGATTCTAATCCTGCAGATTTATGCCGAGATGGAGATAGTTCAGAGATCTGCAATGCTGCTAAATCCTTGCAGACAAAATCCATGGAAACATCAGAGGTTTCGGAAGGCTGCACGTCTCCGATGAAGAAGTCTAGTAGCCTATCGCAAAATGATTCTAGTGAACCGCCCCTTGAAGATGAAACTGGGTTCTCTGAAATTTCACCAGGACCAGAAGACAAGAAGGATCAGGCAGTGGTTTCAGATGCTCTCTTGGACGATGTTCCTCCTCACAATTTGGAGTCGGTGGACGCGATGTCAAGTGACGAAGGGGGCAAATTCACAGACACGTCCTCAATTGGAGAGCTGGCGCAAGCCGTGCCACTTAATGAAGCAGACGTCTCTACCAACACCTCCGAAGAGTTCAAGAATGTAGGGTCCACCTTAAGAAGTGGCCCGTTAACAGTCAACGAGGGCTCAGAAGCCACAGGAGGTGAGGCACTAAGTATCGTTGAATCGGCAATAGGTCAAGACACAAGGCTAGAAGACCACTTGGATGCGGGCACAAGGGATGGTGCGGATGGGCCAAGTTCCTTCAGACATCTGCCAGGACACGATGATCGAAGGTTAGAAGTCGCGGAGCCAGCATCATCTACAAGTGGCGATCGGGAGACGGAGGTAACTGATGCCCAGCTGGGAGAcgatgcccgctgcctggacatcAGAAACATGGCAGCAGAAAGTCAGCGACAGGGCGCGGCAATTATCTCACAAATCAGTAGCGATGGCCAACTTAACACCCTCGACTCCTGCCGCGCAGAATCACCAGGGCAGACTGTTGGGCAACACGAGGATTTGTACTCTGAACAAGGAGACGTCAGCAAACAACCGGAAATCCCGGATGATCATCAGGAGGTTTGTGAGACAGTGCCAAGACCTTCTCAGTCCAAGGTGGAAGACTCAGTTTCTGCGGAGGAGCTGGTTCCTGTGGTCCTGCCTCTGTCAGAGACCGCTGAGACTTGGCCTCAAGACCTGGACAGCAACGTGTCCCAGTTAATGGATCACCTCGGTCCCGATGGCCAAGGTCCCGACGTGCCCCAGTTAATGGATCACCTCGGTCCCGATGGCCGCGCAGGTATCACTCCACAAGACGTGGCTGTTGGTGACTCCGGGTGCCGTGGGCGGGCCAGGAAACGCAAGCGATATTAA